The following is a genomic window from Rhododendron vialii isolate Sample 1 chromosome 9a, ASM3025357v1.
TAACATTCCAAAGAATGTTATCAAGTCTTGATAAATCTAGGAACAAACAGAAGTCTCACCTCCATGCTCTTCCCATGAACCAGTTACTCTTTCCTAGCGAGCACTTGTCAAATGAAACTTTTATCACTGCTGAGCACATTGAACCCTCTGGGCACCCCCGCCATGCATGTCTTCGTCCTCATCATACGCCTCTTGGGCCTGTTGCTGCTTCCGACGCATCTCCTCCTCAATGTTGACGTCATGCAGAGTGGTCTCCTCGCATTCGTCTACCTCCATTTGGCTCGCCTGCATCAGGGGCCTTGAAGGCAGCACAGCTTCAAGAGCCTTGCACTGATCAGGTGCGAGGGACTCTGGGAAATCCACTGTGAAGTGGATATACAGTTTCCCCCGCATAAAGGGCTTCTGATACATTGGCATCCCCTCATCATTAATTGCCTTGAATTGGTCTGTAAGTTGTACCAACAAGGAGATCAGTGACTTGGTAATTGGAGCAAATTCAGAATTCAATGACCCTTAAAATACCTCATGAAATCAATGTATAAAATACCAGGAAAAAATTAATACTTCGTACATCCCTGTGTTTCTTTTTTCAGCAATCATGTCATTTAATTTTCCTTCTTGATGTCATTTAATTGGctcaacaaaaaatgaaaaggattAAAAAGATCACAATTAATCCCCTAAACAAAAATGTagaaacattttcaaaaatataaaaaaaagtatagaaCAATGTCTAATTATGATCGACAAACAAATGGCCACGGAGGGAGTAGATAAAGGAATAAGTATAGGATGCCACATGATGTCATTTAATTGGctcaacaaaaaatgtattttaaacaaaatctcaagattaaaagatctcaattaatcCCGTAAACAAATGTAGAATTGTCTAATTAtggtggacaaacaaatgggcACGGAGGGAGTAGACAAAAGGAATAACTATAGAGCATAGGGATAGAACTGGGGGAGAGAATGAGGTTCGCTTTCAATAATGAGACCAAGAGGGGAGGACGGGGCAGTACTATTCACTCACAAGTACCAAATTCACCGTCACAGCATCAAGAGTAATAAAATCAAATACTAAACATAAATATCTTGAGTATCTAAGAAAATCTTCTCAATAGTGGTACAACATGAAATTGAAAAACTTACCAGGCTTGACAACTTCTCCGGGTTGGGATTTAATGAGAAGCTGCCTATTATCGAGATGGGTAAGAATAAACTGGAAGCCACAGAGTGCCTCAGTAAGTGTCAAGGTGTGTTCGACAAAAAGATCATCTCCCTTCCGCTTAAACTTCGGGTGCTCTTTCTGTTGTAGGACAAAGACTATATCCCCAGTAACCGTATCAGGCTGACAAAACAGAAACCGATGTAAAATCGTAAGAAAACATTCAACTTGTACAAGGGccaaaagaagagagaaagaactTGGCTTACTGCTTCATCAGCCTCCCCAGGGAATGTGATCCTCTGTCCATTCTGCATTCCCTTCTCCACACCAACTTCCAAAACTTTCTTCTCCCCAACGACCTTATCACCCTTGCACTGTGGGCAGCGATCCTTGTCATTGATGGTTTCACCAGTACCTTTACACTCATTGCAAGGATGTTGCATC
Proteins encoded in this region:
- the LOC131301232 gene encoding dnaJ protein homolog, which encodes MFGRAPKKSDNSKYYEILGVSKSASQDDLKKAYRKAAIKNHPDKGGDPEKFKELAQAYEVLSDPEKREIYDQYGEDALKEGMGGGGGGHDPFDIFQSFFGGGSPFGGGGGSSRGRRQRRGEDVVHPLKVSLDDLYNGTSKKLSLSRNVICSKCKGKGSKSGASMKCAGCQGSGMKVSIRHLGPSMIQQMQHPCNECKGTGETINDKDRCPQCKGDKVVGEKKVLEVGVEKGMQNGQRITFPGEADEAPDTVTGDIVFVLQQKEHPKFKRKGDDLFVEHTLTLTEALCGFQFILTHLDNRQLLIKSQPGEVVKPDQFKAINDEGMPMYQKPFMRGKLYIHFTVDFPESLAPDQCKALEAVLPSRPLMQASQMEVDECEETTLHDVNIEEEMRRKQQQAQEAYDEDEDMHGGGAQRVQCAQQ